Proteins co-encoded in one Mastacembelus armatus chromosome 24, fMasArm1.2, whole genome shotgun sequence genomic window:
- the znf513a gene encoding zinc finger protein 513a, whose product MPRKKQQNPQPVKLDSEDGVAIEAPGNLTLDTDFLLGQDLEFCDPDHDSKILGLERFSEVAAEIGFSVYPLGDEESPTYSQLSMESETDNSRSTTDNGREDDGRIVQSEPSFPPYLSCRGCGQLRDEPLGPGIDLVGPYCLRCCKASRDAKSTDFCSAFVGISGIRSGSQSQLDGEGMGNGVDDKALAAEDKSPKLHSCHLCGFSSRYANHVKRHMKTHNGEKPFNCPLCTYASAQLVNLQRHLRIHTGEKPYKCDSCTFACSSLGNLKRHQRMHVPSAGVRHDTPPQPASGQNSLKRHVTGQRPNSEEPAASAKEVARPTSFDAFDAFDGLKAASPPPIPTSNPAPGQQPTPLLESTDSGCSRAARGTIGDSAPLPSSLFPFTCRLCGIVLEDEDGSSAQICAKCTLEMLTKDSSSSPNSPGERSDKVYTCAACPFLTHYPNHLARHMKTHSGEKPYKCPQCDYASAHFDNLKRHHRVHTGEKPYKCHLCDYACGNLANLKRHQRVHSGAKPFQCAVCSYSCNQSMNLKRHMLRHTGEKPYKCQECGYTTGHWDNYKRHQKKHGLATDGWVKVPMTGNNDEEEVRKGMGVQTHRKETGVDMQYLPRDGGQTIHSCYKLEIV is encoded by the exons AtgccaagaaaaaaacaacagaatccACAGCCAGTCAAGT TGGATTCTGAAGATGGTGTAGCCATAGAAGCTCCAGGAAACCTCACCTTAGACACAGACTTTCTTCTTGGACAAGACCTTGAGTTTTGTGATCCTGATCATGACAGCAAGATTCTAGGCCTGGAAAGGTTCTCAG AAGTAGCTGCTGAGATCGGTTTCTCTGTGTATCCTCTGGGTGATGAGGAGAGTCCAACCTACAGCCAGCTCAGCATGGAAAGTGAAACAGACAACTCTCGCAGCACAACTGACAATGGGAGGGAAGACGACGGCCGAATAGTCCAGTCCGAGCCCAGTTTTCCTCCCTACCTGTCGTGCAGGGGCTGTGGCCAGCTCCGTGATGAACCTCTGGGACCTGGCATAGACCTCGTTGGTCCATACTGCCTTAGGTGCTGTAAAGCCTCCAGAGATGCCAAAAGTACAGATTTCTGTTCAGCTTTCGTAGGCATCAGCGGGATTCGCTCAGGGTCCCAATCACAGCTTGATGGTGAAGGCATGGGAAATGGGGTGGATGACAAAGCCCTGGCAGCTGAGGACAAGTCACCAAAACTGCACTCGTGTCATCTCTGCGGCTTCTCCTCACGCTACGCCAACCACGTGAAGCgacacatgaagacacacaacGGGGAGAAGCCCTTCAACTGCCCCCTCTGCACTTATGCCTCAGCTCAGCTGGTGAACCTGCAAAGACACCTGCGCATACACACTGGGGAAAAGCCCTATAAATGTGACAGCTGCACATTTGCCTGCAGTTCTCTTGGCAATCTCAAGAGGCACCAGCGCATGCATGTGCCCTCTGCAGGGGTGAGACATGATACCCCACCACAGCCTGCCAGTGGCCAAAACAGTCTGAAGAGGCATGTGACTGGGCAAAGACCCAACAGTGAAGAGCCTGCTGCTTCAGCCAAgg AAGTCGCAAGGCCAACGTCCTTTGATGCCTTTGATGCCTTTGATGGTTTAAAGGCAGCATCACCACCACCAATACCAACCTCTAACCCAGCTCCTGGGCAGCAGCCTACACCACTGCTGGAGAGCACAGACAGTGGTTGCAGCAGGGCAGCCAGAGGCACCATAGGAGACAGCGCCCCCCTTCCCTCTTCGCTTTTCCCTTTTACCTGCCGATTGTGTGGCATTGTCCTGGAGGACGAGGATGGCTCCTCAGCCCAGATTTGTGCCAAGTGTACCCTCGAAATGCTTACTAAAGACTCCTCATCATCTCCCAACAGCCCCGGCGAGCGCAGTGACAAGGTGTACACCTGTGCCGCATGCCCCTTCCTCACACACTACCCGAACCACTTGGCACGCCACATGAAAACTCACAGCGGTGAAAAACCATACAAGTGCCCACAGTGCGACTATGCCTCAGCACACTTTGACAACCTCAAGCGCCATCACAGAGTGCACACAGGCGAGAAACCTTACAAGTGCCATTTGTGCGACTATGCCTGCGGTAACCTGGCCAACCTGAAGCGCCACCAGCGAGTGCACTCGGGCGCCAAACCCTTCCAGTGTGCCGTGTGTAGTTACAGCTGCAACCAGAGCATGAACCTGAAGCGGCACATGCTTCGTCacactggagagaagccgtacaaATGTCAGGAGTGCGGCTACACCACTGGCCATTGGGACAATTACAAGAGGCACCAGAAGAAACATGGCCTGGCCACAGACGGCTGGGTCAAAGTTCCCATGACTGGCAACAATGACGAGGAGGAAGTAAGGAAAGGGATGGGAgttcaaacacacaggaaagaaaCAGGCGTTGATATGCAGTATTTGCCTCGGGACGGAGGTCAGACAATACACTCATGCTACAAACTGGAGATTGTATAA